A genome region from Planctomycetota bacterium includes the following:
- a CDS encoding tetratricopeptide repeat protein codes for MADRQKELSRHLERDPGDPFLRYAMAMEHKKAGRLDEALDWFGKTLEADETYCYAHYQIGQVHEQREDNDAASAAYEKGIAAAKKHNDAHAAGEMQVALDLLD; via the coding sequence ATGGCCGACCGACAGAAGGAGCTTTCGCGTCACCTCGAACGCGACCCGGGCGACCCGTTCCTGCGCTACGCGATGGCCATGGAACACAAGAAAGCCGGCCGGCTCGACGAGGCGCTCGACTGGTTCGGCAAGACGCTTGAAGCGGACGAGACCTACTGCTACGCCCACTACCAGATCGGCCAGGTCCACGAGCAACGCGAAGACAACGACGCCGCCAGCGCCGCGTATGAGAAAGGCATCGCCGCGGCCAAGAAGCACAACGACGCGCACGCGGCTGGTGAGATGCAGGTCGCGCTCGACCTCTTGGACTGA